The DNA window ACACAGTAAACAGTGGATTGGTGAGCTTGACGACCCATGCGATTGACGCCAACAGCGCCAGACGCATGATCATCGCCCCCATTAACCCGATGCGGCGGGCATGAGCCCGTTGCGCGGTAGGGAGTTTTGCGACAACCAGAGAGAGGAAAATAATATTATCGATCCCGAGCACTATCTCCAGCAGCGTCAGCGTACCAAGCGCCAGCCAGGCGTTAGGATCGGTTACCCATGCAAATAACATCGTTCAAAGTCCTGCAAAATAGAAAGATGCAATTATATGCAACCATTTCGGCAGAACAAAAAATTAATCGTGACTGAGCAGGAAATGGCGGGCCAGCAGGACGGCGGTAAAATTTTTCTTTAGATAGAAACCACGCGGTAAGGTGAGAATCGGCTCACCGTGAGCGCCTACGGCTTCGGTTAGCGCTTTACTATTTGCTGCTTTCGGACGCAGTTGCAGCACCTCGCCGTGGCGGGCGGTGATGCGTTCAACCTGCCCAAGAACGATCAGGTCCATTAACTCTTCCCAATCCATGCGCAGCTGGCGATCTTCTTCTTCGCTGGGACTCCACAGCAGCGGCGCGCCCACGCGGCGATCGGCAAGCGGAATTGTACGTTCACCCTCTACCGGCACCCACAGCACGCGCTTGAGCTTATGGCGCACGTGGCTGCTCTCCCAGGTGACGCCGCTGTTGCCAGTGAGCGGCGCGACGCAGACGAAAGTGGTCTCCAGCGGGCGACCTGAAGAATCAATAGGGATAGTTTTTAGCTCGACGCCAAGGGCGGCGAAATCCTGTTCGGGCTTGCTGCCTGCGCTGGCGCCGAGCCAGACTTCCAGCAGGATGCCGATCCAGCCTTTATCACGTTTTAAATCACGCGGAGTTGGGATTCCAGCAAGCGCGGCCAATTCCCCCAGCGAATAGCCTGCCAACTGCTGCGCCTGGGCCAGTAGTTGCTCCTGGCTTTGCGGTGGTGATGGGAGCGGCGCAATGGTCGGCATAACATGAAACCTCTGTCTAAAAAGTGAGCGGTAATTTCGTCTGTTGTGGATAGAGTTTACCTTTTCTGGGGTAAGTATGACAATGTGATGATTCGTATGACTTTTTTTCCTATTTTTTGCTGCTTTAAAAATTGTTAAAACGAGTTTTCCAGAACTGGTCACTGACAATGAACAGGATCTTACACCATGTTATCCACAGAAAACTGGGATAACTGGGGAAAAGCCCCACTACTGTTTCCATTTACAGCCTTGACGTGCGGGTAAAATCGAGTTTTTAGACGAAATATGCTCAGTTGGCTTGCTTAAGCTGTGGATAAAACCAGCATTGCTCGATCTTTCATCAGCTCCAGGATCTCATATGTGATGATCATCACGTTATACTATGGTTTATGAAAGTTTTTCATTATAACTTTATGAAAAATATGTCATTGTTTATTCTTGTTATCACTACGCTGTTCAGATTACTCCGGGTTTTCCCTGGTTAATTCCATACTTCTTCACAACTCTATCCACAGAAAAAGTGAATAAAATCGTCCGGTGATGGCTGTTGCTGTTTATAACTCGGGGTATTACTGTGAGTTATTCAAATGTTATTCGATCTCATCGTGCTAACAGAGTGGTTTACCGTTTCCAGCGAGTGTGAAACAATCATTCACATTGAAGCTTATTTTGAGGTAGTCCGGTGATTGATGACGATGGCTACCGCCCAAATGTCGGCATTGTAATCTGTAATCGCCAGGGCCAGGTCATGTGGGCCAGGCGCTATGGTCAGCACTCGTGGCAGTTCCCGCAAGGGGGCATTAATCCAGGAGAATCAGCAGAGCAAGCGATGTATCGGGAATTGTTTGAAGAAGTTGGGTTAAGCCGCAAAGATGTGCGGATCCTGGCTTCAACCCGTAACTGGTTGCGTTACAAATTACCTAAGCGTTTGGTGCGTTGGGACACAAAGCCGGTATGTATCGGCCAGAAACAGAAGTGGTTTCTCCTGCAATTGATCGGCAGTGATGCGGATGTCAATATGCAAACCAGCAGTACACCTGAGTTTGATGGCTGGCGATGGGTAAGTTACTGGTACCCGGTGCGCCAGGTAGTGTCGTTTAAACGCGACGTTTACCGCCGGGTGATGAAAGAGTTTGCCAGCGTCACTATGGCGCTAGCGGAGAGTGCGCCTAAGCCGCAAAGCGCGCCTGCATATCGACGTAAAAGAGGTTAAGCCACGCACATTATGCTCACTCGGTTGCGAGAAATAGTCGAGAAGGTCGCGAGTGCGCCGCGTTTAAACGAGGCGCTGGATATCCTGGTAACCGATATCTGCGCCGCGATGGAGACGGAAGTCTGTTCGGTTTATCTGGCTGACAACGACCGACGCTGCTATTACCTGATGGCGACTCGCGGGTTGAAAAAGCCCCGCGGGCGCATTGTTGCGCTCGCTTTTGATGAAGGCCTGGTTGGTCTGGTTGGTCGCCTGGCGGAACCTATTAACCTTGCCGACGCGCAAAAGCACCCTAGCTTTAAATATATTCCTGCGGTAAAAGAGGGCCGTTTTCGCGCCTTCCTTGGTGTTCCGATCATCCAGCGACGTCAACTGCTGGGGGTACTGGTAGTGCAGCAGCGCGAGCTGCGTCAGTTCGATGAAAGCGAAGAGTCTTTTCTTGTCACTCTGGCCACGCAAATCGCCGGCATTCTCTCTCAATCTCAGCTGACCGCGTTGTTCGGTCAATATCGTCAGACCCGCATTCGCGCACTGCCCGCTTCATCAGGCGTCGCAATTGCCGAAGGCTGGATGGACGTCAGCCTGCCGTTGATGGAGCAGGTCTACGAAGCCTCGACGCTTGATACCGCTTCAGAGCGCGAACGATTGACCGGTGCGCTGGAAGAGGCGGCCAATGAATTTCGCCGCTACAGCAAACGCTATTCTGCCGGGGCGCAAAAAGAGACCGCGGCAATCTTTGACCTCTATTCACATCTGCTTTCTGATGCGCGTTTGCGCCGTGAGCTGTTCGCCGAAGTCGATCAGGGTGCGGTAGCTGAATGGGCGGTGAAGAAGATTATTGAGAAGTTTGCCGAACAGTTTTCCGCGCTCAGCGATGGCTATCTGAAAGAGCGCGCGGGCGATCTGCGTACGCTAGGCCAGCGGCTGCTTTTCCATCTTGATGACAGCATTCAAGGTCCGAATACCTGGCCAGAGCGCATTGTGCTGGTGGCCGATGAGTTGTCGGCGGCGACTCTGGCGGAAGTCCCCCAGGAGCGTTTAGCGGGCGTGGTCGTTCGCGACGGCGCGGCGAACTCACATGCTGCGATTATGGTCCGTGCGCTGGGCATTCCGACGGTGATGGGGGCGGATATTCAGCCTTCGCTACTGCACGGACATACCCTGATCGTCGACGGCTATCGCGGTGAGCTGCTGGTTGACCCGGAGCCGGTGCTGCTGCAAGAGTATCAGCGCCTGATCAGCGAAGAAAACGAGCTCAGTCGCCTGGCGGAAGACGATCTCGAACGCGCATCCGAACTGAAAAGCGGTGAGCGGGTAAAAGTGATGCTCAACGCGGGCCTGAGCCCTGAGCACGAAGAAAAACTGGGCAATTTTGTCGACGGCATTGGTCTGTATCGCACCGAAATCCCCTTTATGCTGCAAAGCGGCTTCCCCTCTGAAGAGGAGCAGGTTGCGCAGTACCAGGGTATGTTGCAGATGTTCAACGAGAAATCGGTGACCCTACGCACGCTGGATATCGGGGCGGATAAACAGCTGCCATATATGCCGATTAGCGAAGAAAATCCGTGCCTTGGCTGGCGTGGCATTCGGATCACGCTCGATCAGCCGGAGATCTTTCTGGTTCAGGTACGCGCGATGCTGCGTGCCAACGCGGCGACCGGCAATCTCAGCATTTTGCTACCGATGGTCACCAGCCTGGATGAAGTGGATGAGGCCCGCCGTCTTATCGATCGCGCCAGCCGTGAAGTGGAAGAGATGATCGGTTATGCCATTCCACGTCCGCGTCTTGGCGTGATGCTGGAAGTGCCTTCGATGGTCTTTATGCTGCCGCAACTGGCCAGCCGCGTTGATTTTATCTCCGTTGGCACTAATGACCTGACGCAGTATCTTCTCGCTGTGGATCGTAACAATACCCGAGTTGCCAGTATGTACGACAGTCTGCATCCGGCGGTACTGCGGGCGCTGGCGATGATTGCCCGTGATGCCGAGCGTTTTGGTATCGACCTGCGTCTTTGCGGGGAAATGGCGGGTGATCCGATGTGCGTGACGATCCTGATTGGTCTTGGTTATCGCCATCTGTCGATGAACGGTCGTTCGGTAGCGAGGGTGAAATACCTGCTGCGCCGCATTGATATCAATGAAGCTCAGGAGCTTTCCCACCGCAGTCTGGAAGCGCAAATGACTGCGGAAGTTCGCCACCAGGTTGCCGCCTTTATGGAGAGACGCGGTCTCGGCGGCCTGATTCGCGGTGGCCGCTAGCGGGGGCTACAGTTTGCGGGTTGGGTAGCCCGGACAGGCGCAGCGCGCCGCCTCCGGGAATGCTCAGCTACGTATTCGCATTCGTATACATATCTTTTACATGTCCGGCGCGGATCGTCCTTAACGCTTATGCTATCATTCGCAGCCTTTGGAGCGCCCGTTTTTGGCGGGCGCGAACGATAACCGCTGTCCACTTTCGGCGGAATAACAAGTGTTTATGGTGACAGATGAATAGTGGCTACCTGCATTTTCCGGAGTTTGATCCGGTAATATTTTCCATTGGACCGCTCGCCCTCCACTGGTACGGCATGATGTACCTGGTTGGGTTTATTTTTGCGATGTGGTTGGCCACCCGTCGGGCCAATCGTCCGGGCAGCGGTTGGACGAAAAACGAAGTTGAAAACCTGCTGTATGCCGGGTTCCTCGGGGTCTTCCTCGGAGGTCGTATCGGTTATGTATTTTTCTATAACCTGCCGGTATTCCTCGACGATCCGCTCTATCTGTTCCGCGTATGGGACGGCGGCATGTCCTTCCACGGCGGTCTGATCGGCGTGATTCTGGTGATGATCATCTTTGCCAAACGCACCAAGCGCACCTTTTTCCAGGTATCCGATTTTATTGCGCCGCTGATTCCGTTTGGCCTCGGCGCCGGGCGCTTGGGCAACTTTATCAATGGCGAACTGTGGGGCCGCGTCGATCCAAGCTTCCACTATACGATGATTTTCCCTGGCTCTCGTGCGGAAGATATGGCGCTGCTGCCGTCGCATCCCGAGTGGCAATCGCTATTTGACACTTACGGTGCGCTGCCGCGCCACGCTTCGCAGCTCTATGAAATGGCGCTGGAAGGCGTGGTGCTGTTCCTGATCCTGAACCTGTTTATCCGCAAACCGCGCCCAACCGGTTCGGTCTCTGGCCTGTTCCTGATTGGCTACGGCCTGTTCCGCATCATCGTGGAATTCTTCCGCCAGCCTGACGCGCAGTTCACTGGCGGTTGGGTGCAGTACATCAGCATGGGGCAGATTCTTTCCATCCCGATGGTGCTTGCGGGTATCATAATGATGGTCTGGGCGTACCGTTGTCGTCCGCAGCAACAAAACTCTTGAGGAACCATGAAACAGTATCTTGATTTGATGCAGAAAGTGCTCGACGAGGGCACGCAAAAAAATGACCGCACCGGTACCGGCACCGTCTCTATTTTCGGCCACCAGATGCGTTTTAACCTGCAGGAAGGATTCCCGTTGGTGACGACCAAGCGCTGTCATTTACGCTCCATCATCCATGAACTGCTGTGGTTCCTGCAAGGTGACACTAACATTGCGTATTTGCGCGAAAACAACGTCACCATCTGGGACGAGTGGGCGGATGAAAACGGCGATCTGGGGCCGGTCTACGGCAAGCAGTGGCGTTCCTGGCCCGCGCCGGATGGTCGTCATATCGACCAGATCAGCACCGTGATGGAACAGCTGAAAAACGACCCGGATTCGCGCCGCATCATCGTCTCGGCATGGAACGTCGGCGAGCTGAACAAAATGGCGCTGGCTCCGTGCCACGCGTTCTTCCAGTTCTATGTAGCGGACGGCAAGCTCTCTTGCCAGCTGTATCAGCGCTCTTGCGACGTGTTCCTCGGCCTGCCGTTCAATATCGCCAGCTACGCGCTGCTGATGCATATGGTCGCACAGCAATGCGACCTCGAAGTAGGCGATTTTGTCTGGACTGGCGGCGACACTCACCTGTACAGCAACCATATGGAGCAGACACATCTGCAGCTGAGCCGCGAACCACGCGCGCTGCCGAAGTTGGTCATCAAACGCAAACCGGCGTCGATTTTCGACTACCGTTTTGAGGACTTCGAAATTGAAGGCTATGACCCGCATCCGGGGATTAAAGCGCCTGTGGCGATTTGATCTGTAAGTGACGACGAAAAACCGCTGATACTTGAAGTGAACCCCGAAAGTTGGATATCCAGCAAGTAGGGGTTTGTTGTTTATGGGACACAAAAACTATTCGGTCAGATTCAAGCAATCTGTTGCCCTTTATTTCCTCTCTGGAAAGGATGATACCGGAGGGACATCAAAGCTATTTGGCGCTGGCAACGGCACCGCTCCCCAAAGCTGACTACCCTTTTTTCTCTGCGTCAGGCGGCAGGAAAGACCACACCACGCTGTGAGAGGCCGATGAGGTGTACCATTCGTTAATGGTGGCATTTGCCTCGTTGGTCTGTGCAGCCGCGGCAAATTTCTCTTTTGGCTGATGTGTTTTTTTCCGAATACGGATACGGGAAGGTGTCGTGGTATTGATTTGCGCGTTAAAGGTACGAATGTGTGAATCGAATAAAATAGACTCCAACTGATGCAGACGATCCAGACCGCGTAAAATACCAATAAGCGTACTGAGAGTAACGGACTCGCCTAATTCAACGCGTTTGATGGTTGCCGCGCCGACCTGTGCGCGCTCGGCCAGCTCAATCTGTGACAACCCAAGCTGTATACGCGTTTCTTTAATTCTGCGGCACAATTCAGAAATAATTTCACTGTCGGGCATCGTACTGAAACGCATTTCAATTCCTCTACTGCGTAATAAATCCTGACAGATTATTTAGCATATTAAATTATAAATAAAGCAGATAATTTCTCTTTTGCGATAGTCACAACATTGTTTTTTCGGTAGCGCCTTTAAATAGTTGGATGTTGTTATATTCTTCAGTTATTTAAGGTGCTTCTGCGGCGACGGTTACTGTCCATTGCCCTCGTGGCGATGTTGATGCTGTTTACCGGACTGGCAGAGGCTCAAATTCGGATATTTCCTCGGGAACCTGGCGCGATAACGGCTCATCGGGACGCCGTTGTGGTGTCACCAGGTGTGGAACAAAGGCTGATAACCTGCCACGGTTGCTCAGTCTGGTAGCCATCAGTCATCTGAAATATTTAAATCAGCGAGAATGTTTTTTGATTTTTTATTAATTGTATGACAAGCATTGTTTATAATCTCTGGACTTAAAATATATAAATGCATGGGTGGCTGAGGTCGACTGGTGAAATAATAACGTATTAAAAATGATACTTTAAAAAATATTAAATATTTGGTGCTATTTTTGATGCGTTAAAAGTCCTCTCTATAAATTAGGTTATGTGATCGCTGTTAGTGAATCAGCTTAGTTGTATTTAATAAAATAGCCAAATAAACACAGAACATTTATTACCTGAATCAGAGTCAAATAAATCTGACACTACTCTATATTACTGAGGCAATACTATGGAAACCGTTCAAAATACCCTCGTTGCTCGCGAGAGCAGCGGCTGGAGAAAAAGTGATACCGTCTGGATGCTGGGTCTGTACGGTACTGCGATTGGCGCAGGGGTACTTTTCCTGCCGATTAACGCCGGGGTTGGGGGCTTAGTTCCGTTGATCATCATGGCAATTATCGCATTCCCTATGACGTTTTTTGCCCACCGTGGTTTAACCCGTTTTGTTCTCTCGGGCAAAAATCCGGGTGAAGATATTACCGAAGTGGTTGAAGAGCATTTCGGCACTGGTGCGGGTAAGCTTATTACGCTGCTCTACTTCTTCGCTATTTATCCTATTCTGCTGGTCTATAGCGTCGCAATTACCAACACGGTTGATAGCTTTATTACTCACCAGCTTGGCCTGGCGTCTCCGCCGCGCGCTATTTTGTCGCTGATTTTGATTATCGGCATGATGGGCATTGTCCGCTTTGGCGAAAAAATGATTGTTAAGGCCATGAGCGTGCTGGTATTTCCGTTCGTGTTTGCGCTGATGCTGCTGGCGCTTTATTTGATCCCGCAATGGAATGGTGCGGTACTGGATACCCTGTCGCTGAGCAGCGCTTCCGCAACGGGTAATGGTCTGTGGATGACCCTGTGGCTGGCTATCCCGGTAATGGTTTTCTCCTTCAACCATTCGCCGATCATCTCCTCTTTTGCGGTGGCAAAACGTGAAGAATACGGTCAGGACGCTGAGCGTAAGTGTTCCCGTATCCTGGGCTTTGCCCACATCATGATGGTGCTGACCGTTATGTTCTTCGTGTTCAGCTGCGTGCTGAGCCTCTCTCCGGAAAACCTGGCGGAAGCAAAAGCACAGAACATCTCCATCCTCTCTTACCTGGCGAACCATTTTAATGCGCCGGTGATTGCCTGGATGGCACCTGTCATCGCGATGATTGCGATTACCAAATCCTTCCTCGGGCACTACCTCGGTGCGCGTGAAGGTTTTAACGGTATGGTGATTAAGTCCCTGCGCGGTAAAGGAAAATCTATAGAAATCAACAAACTTAACAAGATCACTGCGCTGTTCATGTTGGTGACTACCTGGATTGTAGCGACACTGAACCCGAGTATCCTGGGCATGATTGAAACGCTGGGCGGCCCGGTTATCGCGATGATTCTGTTCCTGATGCCGATGTATGCCATCAACAAAGTGCCAGCCATGCGCAAATACAGTGGTCACATCAGCAACGTGTTTGTGGTTGTGATGGGGTTGATTGCCATCTCCGCCATCTTCTTCTCACTGTTCAGCTAAGTTTTCTGCGCCGCCTGTCGCAGGCGGCACATCTGTTTTGCTTTGTAACCGCATGGGTGCCACATGATTAGCGTTTTCGATATTTTCAAAATCAGCATCGGGCCGTCCAGCTCACATACTGTTGGGCCGATGAAAGCAGGAAAACATTTTGTTGATACCCTGCAGGAAAAAGGCCTGCTACATAAAGTGACTCGCCTGGTGGTGGATGTGTATGGCTCCCTGTCATTAACGGGTAAAGGCCACCATACCGATATTGCAATTATTCTTGGGCTGTCCGGGTACTTACCAGATACCGTTGATATCGACGCCATTCCCGGCATTATTTGCGATGTAAACACTATGCATCGTCTGTTTATCGAAGAAGGCCAGCGAGAAATTCAGTTCCCGGTGGCAGAATGCATGCGTTTTCACAATGAGTTTCTGCCGCTACATGAAAATGGCATGAGTATTACCGCGTTTTGCGACGGTAAAATCGTCCATTTTCAGACTTACTATTCCATTGGTGGCGGTTTTATCGTCACGGAGGAAAACTTTGGCAAGAATCAGGACGCGGAGGTCGATATTCCGTTCCCGTTCTATTCTGCCCGCAACCTGCTGGCACACTGCCAGGAAAACTGCCTGTCAATTTCTGCGGTGATGATGAAAAACGAGATTGCCCGCCACGGCAGGGAGCGCGTAGAGCAAAATATGGCGAAAATCTGGGAGACCATGAGAAACGCTATTAATCGAGGTATGAACACGGAAGGCATTTTGCCTGGACCACTGAAAGTGCCACGTCGTGCTTCTGCGCTGCACCGCGTGCTGGCACCGCAGAGCCAGTCGATTACACCACTGAGTGCGATGGATTGGGTCAATATGTTCGCTATGGCGGTAGGGGAAGAGAACGCAGCAGGCGGGCGAGTCGTTACCGCACCGACCAACGGTGCCTGCGGCATTATCCCGGCGGTACTGGCCTATTACGATCGCTTTATCAAGGCGGTGACGCCGGAAATCTATATGCGCTACTATCTGACCGCGGGTGCGATTGGCATTCTGTACAAGATGAATGCGTCAATTTCCGGGGCAGAGGTTGGTTGCCAGGGGGAAGTGGGGGTGGCCTGCTCGATGGCGTCTGCCGGACTGGCAGAGCTGCTGGGCGGCAGTCCGGATAAGGTATGCATTGCCGCGGAAATCGGCATGGAACATAACCTCGGTCTGACCTGCGATCCGGTGGCCGGACAGGTTCAGGTACCGTGCATCGAGCGTAACGCGATTGCGGCAGTGAAGGCCATTAACTCGGCCAGCATGGCGATGTATCGTACCAGCGATCCAAAAGTCTCACTGGATAAAGTCATCGAAACGATGTTTGAGACAGGCAAAGACATGAATGCCAAATATCGTGAAACTGCACGAGGCGGTCTGGCGATTAAAGTCGCGGTGTGCGAATCCTGAGTCCTGGAATACAGCCTGCAGAATGGAGTTCACTTCATCCTGCAGGCTGTTTTTTTATGCGCCAACCCAGCTAAACGACGGCTATAAACCGTGATCAGAACCCGTTTTTTGCGAGCCGGTTTCCCGCACCTTTGCAACCCATTGCAACGCTTTAAATACCCTCCGACGCGCGACGCAAACCCTCACTTTGCCGTTCGTATCAGTCATCAATGATGCGCATAATTGGCCCATGAACAGAGAACATGGCTATACCCTGATTGAAACCCTGATAACGATGATGCTGGTTGTCATTCTTAGCGCCAGTGGGCTATACGGATGGCAGAGCTGGCGACAGCAGCAGCGCCTGTGGCAAACCGCCTGCCAGGTCCGGGACTATCTTGTGCTGCTGCGCGATGACGCCAACTGGCACAACCGCGACCGGATATTAAACGTTGGGCAAAGCGCGGAGGGTTGGTGCTTGAGCGCCACTGGCTCTACAGTTGACTGCAGCGTAAAGAACGCTTTCACGTTGCATCCGCTGTGGCCGGACGTTTCGCTCAGTGCGATCACACCAGGTCTTGGGTTTTATGGCCTGCGCAATACCGCCTGGGCCGGGCATATAAGGCTGCAAAGCGTAGCGGGTGGCTGGAATATTATTGTTTCCAACTGGGGGCGAATCCGCCTGTGTCGCGGCGAGGAGACGGCATCATGTCAGTAATTCATCGTGGCTTCTCTCTACCCGAAACGCTAATAGCGATGGCGATTAGCTCCGTTTTATTACTTGGAAGCGCCCGCTTTTTGCCCTCTTTGCAACGGGCCGTTCTGAACCAGACCCAGCAGCAGTCTCTGGAAAATGAACTCTGGCAGCGTCTCTATACCGTGGCGAAGCATCTGCAACGCGCCGGTTATTGCCATGGACGCTGTAGCGGGGAAGCGCTGCACATTACAGGCAGCGGTGATTGTGTGCTCTTGCGCTGGGATGGCAACAGCGACGGAGTCTGGAATGTTTCTCCGTCATCGGAATCTGATACGACAGGCTTTCGGCTACGCGACGGCGCGCTGGAAACCTTACGTGGGGCGAGCGACTGTAGCGGCAAAGGATGGGAGAGAATGACCAACCCGGCGGCGATTAAAGTCACCACGTTTCAGATTACCCGGCAGGGAAAGACGGATTTTTCCCCTGAGCTATCGATAACGCTGGTGGCGCAATCCGTTGCTGACTCGCGAATTCACGCGCAGGCGGAATACAGCGTAACGGGATATAACCTGTGAATCGCCAGCGCGGTCTCTCTTCGCTGCTGATGGTGCTCCTGCTGTTAGCGCTTGGTAGTCTGCTGCTTCAGGGGTTAAACCAGCAGCAGCGTTCTTTGTTGGCGCAAACGGCCAGCGAAACGCAGGCGCTTCGCGATACTGCTGGTGCGCATTCCGCACTACAGTGGGGAAAGGGGCTCTCCTGGCCATTACAGGATGCCGTGAACTGCCAGCAGAATGGCGAATTTGGTTGGCGCGCTTGCATGCGCATTTTCAGCGACGCATCGGTATTGCTGATAGGCGGTAGCGGCACCATGCTGTTGTGGCAATCCGGTGTTGTTGAACAAAACAGCCTACGCTTTTCTCCCCACGGATGGAGCGATTTTTGCCCATTGAAGGAGGCCAACTTATGCCAGATGCCCTAAGGCGACAAAAGGGATTTAGCCTGCCGGAAACCCTACTGGCTTTAGTG is part of the Klebsiella huaxiensis genome and encodes:
- the mutH gene encoding DNA mismatch repair endonuclease MutH; amino-acid sequence: MPTIAPLPSPPQSQEQLLAQAQQLAGYSLGELAALAGIPTPRDLKRDKGWIGILLEVWLGASAGSKPEQDFAALGVELKTIPIDSSGRPLETTFVCVAPLTGNSGVTWESSHVRHKLKRVLWVPVEGERTIPLADRRVGAPLLWSPSEEEDRQLRMDWEELMDLIVLGQVERITARHGEVLQLRPKAANSKALTEAVGAHGEPILTLPRGFYLKKNFTAVLLARHFLLSHD
- the rppH gene encoding RNA pyrophosphohydrolase; this translates as MIDDDGYRPNVGIVICNRQGQVMWARRYGQHSWQFPQGGINPGESAEQAMYRELFEEVGLSRKDVRILASTRNWLRYKLPKRLVRWDTKPVCIGQKQKWFLLQLIGSDADVNMQTSSTPEFDGWRWVSYWYPVRQVVSFKRDVYRRVMKEFASVTMALAESAPKPQSAPAYRRKRG
- the ptsP gene encoding phosphoenolpyruvate--protein phosphotransferase, coding for MLTRLREIVEKVASAPRLNEALDILVTDICAAMETEVCSVYLADNDRRCYYLMATRGLKKPRGRIVALAFDEGLVGLVGRLAEPINLADAQKHPSFKYIPAVKEGRFRAFLGVPIIQRRQLLGVLVVQQRELRQFDESEESFLVTLATQIAGILSQSQLTALFGQYRQTRIRALPASSGVAIAEGWMDVSLPLMEQVYEASTLDTASERERLTGALEEAANEFRRYSKRYSAGAQKETAAIFDLYSHLLSDARLRRELFAEVDQGAVAEWAVKKIIEKFAEQFSALSDGYLKERAGDLRTLGQRLLFHLDDSIQGPNTWPERIVLVADELSAATLAEVPQERLAGVVVRDGAANSHAAIMVRALGIPTVMGADIQPSLLHGHTLIVDGYRGELLVDPEPVLLQEYQRLISEENELSRLAEDDLERASELKSGERVKVMLNAGLSPEHEEKLGNFVDGIGLYRTEIPFMLQSGFPSEEEQVAQYQGMLQMFNEKSVTLRTLDIGADKQLPYMPISEENPCLGWRGIRITLDQPEIFLVQVRAMLRANAATGNLSILLPMVTSLDEVDEARRLIDRASREVEEMIGYAIPRPRLGVMLEVPSMVFMLPQLASRVDFISVGTNDLTQYLLAVDRNNTRVASMYDSLHPAVLRALAMIARDAERFGIDLRLCGEMAGDPMCVTILIGLGYRHLSMNGRSVARVKYLLRRIDINEAQELSHRSLEAQMTAEVRHQVAAFMERRGLGGLIRGGR
- the lgt gene encoding prolipoprotein diacylglyceryl transferase gives rise to the protein MNSGYLHFPEFDPVIFSIGPLALHWYGMMYLVGFIFAMWLATRRANRPGSGWTKNEVENLLYAGFLGVFLGGRIGYVFFYNLPVFLDDPLYLFRVWDGGMSFHGGLIGVILVMIIFAKRTKRTFFQVSDFIAPLIPFGLGAGRLGNFINGELWGRVDPSFHYTMIFPGSRAEDMALLPSHPEWQSLFDTYGALPRHASQLYEMALEGVVLFLILNLFIRKPRPTGSVSGLFLIGYGLFRIIVEFFRQPDAQFTGGWVQYISMGQILSIPMVLAGIIMMVWAYRCRPQQQNS
- the thyA gene encoding thymidylate synthase, with product MKQYLDLMQKVLDEGTQKNDRTGTGTVSIFGHQMRFNLQEGFPLVTTKRCHLRSIIHELLWFLQGDTNIAYLRENNVTIWDEWADENGDLGPVYGKQWRSWPAPDGRHIDQISTVMEQLKNDPDSRRIIVSAWNVGELNKMALAPCHAFFQFYVADGKLSCQLYQRSCDVFLGLPFNIASYALLMHMVAQQCDLEVGDFVWTGGDTHLYSNHMEQTHLQLSREPRALPKLVIKRKPASIFDYRFEDFEIEGYDPHPGIKAPVAI
- a CDS encoding helix-turn-helix domain-containing protein, encoding MRFSTMPDSEIISELCRRIKETRIQLGLSQIELAERAQVGAATIKRVELGESVTLSTLIGILRGLDRLHQLESILFDSHIRTFNAQINTTTPSRIRIRKKTHQPKEKFAAAAQTNEANATINEWYTSSASHSVVWSFLPPDAEKKG
- a CDS encoding HAAAP family serine/threonine permease, yielding METVQNTLVARESSGWRKSDTVWMLGLYGTAIGAGVLFLPINAGVGGLVPLIIMAIIAFPMTFFAHRGLTRFVLSGKNPGEDITEVVEEHFGTGAGKLITLLYFFAIYPILLVYSVAITNTVDSFITHQLGLASPPRAILSLILIIGMMGIVRFGEKMIVKAMSVLVFPFVFALMLLALYLIPQWNGAVLDTLSLSSASATGNGLWMTLWLAIPVMVFSFNHSPIISSFAVAKREEYGQDAERKCSRILGFAHIMMVLTVMFFVFSCVLSLSPENLAEAKAQNISILSYLANHFNAPVIAWMAPVIAMIAITKSFLGHYLGAREGFNGMVIKSLRGKGKSIEINKLNKITALFMLVTTWIVATLNPSILGMIETLGGPVIAMILFLMPMYAINKVPAMRKYSGHISNVFVVVMGLIAISAIFFSLFS
- a CDS encoding L-serine ammonia-lyase, translated to MISVFDIFKISIGPSSSHTVGPMKAGKHFVDTLQEKGLLHKVTRLVVDVYGSLSLTGKGHHTDIAIILGLSGYLPDTVDIDAIPGIICDVNTMHRLFIEEGQREIQFPVAECMRFHNEFLPLHENGMSITAFCDGKIVHFQTYYSIGGGFIVTEENFGKNQDAEVDIPFPFYSARNLLAHCQENCLSISAVMMKNEIARHGRERVEQNMAKIWETMRNAINRGMNTEGILPGPLKVPRRASALHRVLAPQSQSITPLSAMDWVNMFAMAVGEENAAGGRVVTAPTNGACGIIPAVLAYYDRFIKAVTPEIYMRYYLTAGAIGILYKMNASISGAEVGCQGEVGVACSMASAGLAELLGGSPDKVCIAAEIGMEHNLGLTCDPVAGQVQVPCIERNAIAAVKAINSASMAMYRTSDPKVSLDKVIETMFETGKDMNAKYRETARGGLAIKVAVCES
- a CDS encoding prepilin peptidase-dependent protein, with amino-acid sequence MNREHGYTLIETLITMMLVVILSASGLYGWQSWRQQQRLWQTACQVRDYLVLLRDDANWHNRDRILNVGQSAEGWCLSATGSTVDCSVKNAFTLHPLWPDVSLSAITPGLGFYGLRNTAWAGHIRLQSVAGGWNIIVSNWGRIRLCRGEETASCQ
- a CDS encoding prepilin peptidase-dependent protein yields the protein MSVIHRGFSLPETLIAMAISSVLLLGSARFLPSLQRAVLNQTQQQSLENELWQRLYTVAKHLQRAGYCHGRCSGEALHITGSGDCVLLRWDGNSDGVWNVSPSSESDTTGFRLRDGALETLRGASDCSGKGWERMTNPAAIKVTTFQITRQGKTDFSPELSITLVAQSVADSRIHAQAEYSVTGYNL